GCGCGGAGGACATGCGGGTGGTGGTGCGGGTGGACCCGCGCTGCGCGTCCGAGGCCCGGTCCTTCCACTGGCGCGCCAACGGCGAGCCCGCCGAGGTGTCCCAGGTGGTCCGGGAGGAAGAGGCGGCCTTCGTGCTGCTGCGGGTGGGACGCCTGGGCGCGGACCGGCTGACCCTCACGGCCACCCGCTCCGAGGTGGACCCGACCGTGATCGCCACCACCGCGGCGGACACCATCACGGCGCCCTACCCTCGCGCGAGTCTCGAGCTTCCCGGTTTCGGCAAGGTCGACTTCATCCCCACCAACCGGGAGTCGGTCCTCTCGGTGGCGTCTCCGGGTGAGCGCGCGAGGCTCGTGCCGCTGCCCGTCGAAGGGGCCTACTCGGTGCGGACCGAGCAGGGACGCTTCCGGGTGAGAGGCGATGAGAACAACAGCGGCTTCGTCCCGCTGCGCTTCGGCTATCGCGTCGAGGGGCTGCCACAGGCCTTGCGCTCGGTGGACCTCGCCGTCGTGTACGAGCGGACCCAGCGGGCGCTGCGGGAGGCCTCGGTGCCCGCGCCGTTCAGTGCGTCGGCCGAGTCCGAGGAGCCGCTCATCGAGTTCCTGTGCTCGGATCGGGACGGGAAGCCCCAGCGCATCCAACCCGGCAAGCCAGCGCGCATCCCCTTCGAGGCACGCGACAGCTGCCGGATCGTCATCCACCGGGAGCGGCTGCGGCCCGAGGATGGCCTGCAGGAGATCATCCTCGAGGTGGACGTCACCAGCGCCAGCGGGTCGTCGCGAGAGGCCGCGCGGGTGAACGAGCGCATGGTGCTCCAGCCCGGCGGCGAGCCCCGGACGTTCTGGCTCAAGAATGTCCTGGAGCAGTTCGATCGCATCGTCGTGCGCGTCAGCCACGTGGTGGACGAGTCGCGCTACCTGCTGGCGGCGCCCTCGTCCCGGGCCAGCCTGCCCTCGGTGCAATGGTCAGCGACCGTCGAGGGCTCGCGGCTGCGCCTGTATGCCACCGCCACCATCCCCAGCGGCCTCTACCGGCTGAATCAACCGACGGGGCAGCTCACGCTGAACTTCGGCCTGCTGTCCCGGCTCACGTTGTTGGATGAGCACGGCAAGGAGGGGCTGTTCGGGCTGGAGCTGGGACTGATGGGCGTGGGGCTCGTGCAGACGGGAGGCCTGCTGAATGACTATCCCCCCACGCTGGCCGCCGTCACGGGACTGGGCATCCGCGTGCCGCTGGGAGGCGGCCCCGCGGGTGGGCAGGCCGCCTTGAGCATCCACATCTGGGGAGCCTACGAGTTCCGCGAGGCCTACTTCACCAAGCCCACGGACGGCTCACCCGGGAAGGAGGTGGGCCGCTGGGCGCTCATCTTCGGGCCCAGCATCTCCCTGGGAAACATCGGCATGAACCTCTAGCGCCGTCATCTCGACAGCGCGGCCATCTGGCCCTCGGGCTCATCGCTCACCACGAACATCACCACGTACCGCGACCAGGGTTCGCCGCGCGGGTGGTAGTGCGCGATGCTCACCACCACGTGCACCGGTGAGGCGCTCAGCATCGGCTCCGGAAAGGTCAGCTCGTCGAGGGAGCTGGTCTCCATGACCCAGCCCTGCAACGGCCGGTTGAGGCTCTTCTGCGTTTCCTCCAGCAGGTAGCGCAGGGCCGCGGCCGGCTTCTCCTGGCCCTTGCCGAGCATCTGGGCGATGCGCGCGTTGGCTCCCGGCGGCGCCTCCCCCCACAGCGCGCTGGCCGCGCCCTTCTGCGTCCGGGCCTTGTTCAGCCGGCCGATGAGCTGCTTCTCGGCCCGCGAAAACTCTTGCTCGTCCACGAACGCGTAGGTCGAGTACACGGTGCCCACGCCGCCCGACGCGCTGTTCGACACCAGGCCCACCGCCAGGGCTCGCGAGCGCTCGTCCAGGAGCGCGGCCCGTCCCTGCGGCATTTCGAGCACCCGTGTCAGAAGCAGCCGCAGATCCTCGGTGGACCCGACCCAGGCGGAGCCAAAGGTGCCCTCGAGCACCGCCCCCTCGACGTCCCAGCCGGCTTGCATCCCCATCGCGATGGTATCGGCCACCATCGTGGGCGCGTTTCCGGAGAGGGCGCGGAAATAGTGTGGGGCAACCCGCCCCGCCACCTCGCTCTGGCGTCCTTCGAGGTGTAGCGGAGCAATCCCCGCGCGTTGACGAACCTGGTTCACCAGGCCGAGGAACGCCTTCACGTTGTCGACCCCGTTGGCCGTCAAGGCCGCGGGCTGCCCCTCGAGCGGCCGACGCTGGTAGACCTTCTGAGCCTCGCCGCTGGGAAAGAGCAGCACGCGGACGACGCCATCGCCGAGGAACCGTCCCGGGGGGAAGACGGCGATGGACAACCAGGCCATCGTGTCTGTCTTCGCGGGCGTGCAGGTCACCGAGAACCGGGGGAGCTTGATAGCCGGGTCGGCCTCGCACCGCCCGAAGCCGAACTCCCCCTGATTGACCAGTGCACCCATCCGCTCGGTCGAGACCAGCAGCTCCCCCCGAATCCGCACGTTCCCGCTCGCATCGGGGATTTGTGACACGCCCTCGAGCAGCACTCGACGCAAGCTGGTCGCGGCGATGAACACCACCTGGCCCTTCTTCCGGCCATACCAGACCCCCGCCGCTTGATTACCGCCAGCCGGGAGCTCGGCCAACATCTTCTCGAGCTGGGGCCGCCACTGGCGGAAGAGCTCATCGTCCGAGACGTTTTCCGGCACTTCGCCGGTGAACCAGGACGTGCCGACATCGTAGGCCGCGGCGCCACAGCGGCCGTGGATGAAGTCTTCCAGGTCCTCGGTCGGCCAGCCGCCGTGCGCGAGGTAGAAGCGGCCACTCTCGCGGGCAACGCAGTGCATGTCCTCGGTGGCCAGGAGCACACCGGGTTTCGCCTTGGCCTGCACGGCGAGCAGCTCCTCCCACCGGTTGGCCGCCTCACGGGGGAGGGTCGCCACCTTGTCGGGAAAAGGCCCGGCCAGCTCCCACCGGTCGACCATCACCCGCTTGATGCGCGGCGGCACATCGCTGACCTCCTCGGTGGCCAGCTCGAGCAACGCCTCACGGGGAGGAAACCGATGTTGGGGAGCCTCCTCGGGTTGTCTCTCCACCGGGCGAGAGGCAGCGCACCCGATGAGCGTACTCACCACCAAGACGAATGACGGAACCCAATGAACACGCATCGCGACAGCCCCCCCGGTTTGTGTCGACGTCTGACCTCCTAGGCCCGCGTGGAGGGGCCCGTCAAGCCAGCATGAAGCCAGGGCATGCGGGAGCTTGGAGTGTCTGACAAAACCGGACGGGTGCACGGGGGACTGCGAGTACCGCGGGCGGGAGTCGAACCCGCAACCTCTGCGTTCTGAATGCAGCGCCTCTACCAGGTTGGGCTACCGCGGCATGTGCTTCCACTGCTGGGACTGCGTGTGCCGGAAGCGGGAGTCGAACCCGCAACCTCCAGACTCTCGATCTGGCGCCTCTACCAGGTTGGGCTACTCCGGCATGTGCTGCACTGCTGGGACTGCGAAGAGCGGCCGGCGGGATTCGAACCCGCGTACACCTGAGTGGCGCTCAGGGGCCTCGTGCCTCTCGGCCACGGCCGCATGTTGGGTGGAGCGCTCCCGCAGGGAATCGAACCCTGTTCACACGGTAGACGGCCGTGCTGCGATCCAATCGCATCCAAGAGCTTGTGCTGCGTGTACCCCGTACGGGAATCGAACCCGTCTTTCCGCATTGAGAGCGCGGTGTCCTCGCCGATAGACGAACGGGGCAGGAGAGCAGGACCCGGTAAAACAAAAGGCCGGGTCCCTTTCTGGGAGCCCGGCCTCTGAGTCCACGCCTCGTCTGGGACGAGGTCGCGAAAGCTTCAGAGTCCGGGCGGTAGACCACCCGTCAGCTCGAGACCGAGCAGGAGGTCCAGAGCGGTTTCCAGACCGGGACGCGTCAGCGCGTCGATGCCAGCGTCAGTATCGTTGAGGTGCTTGAGGTTCATCGGGCTGTTCTTCGTCACCGTCGTCATGGTCACCGCTCCTTTCATCCAGAAATGACGCGGCGAAAATCCGTTCCTGACAACGCCCACGCACTCGGGCCGCCTGCCCCTCAGCCCGCCGTGAGCCGCCCGCTGCGGTACAGGAGCGCCAGGAACAGGGGCCCGCCGAGCAATGCCGTGACGGCGCCCACGGGAATGGACTGGTTGAACACGGGATAGAGCAGCCGCGCCAGCAGGTCCGCGAGCGTGAGAAACGCCGCGCCCCCGAGCGCCGAGAGCGGCACGAGCAGCCGCTGATCCGGCCCGAGCGTGAGCCGGAGCAGGTGGGGCACGAGGAGTCCCACGAAGCCAACGAGCCCCGAGAGCGTCACGACCCCCGCCACACTGGCGCTCGCCGCGAGCAGCAGCCACCGCCGGGTCCGGACCACGGGCACTCCGAGCGAGGCCGCGTCCTCATCCCCCAGTGTCAGCAGGTTGAGCCGACCCGAGAGCGCGATCATCACCCCGATGGCCACGGCCTGGAGGAGCGCGGACAGGACGAGCGTACCGGGTTCCTCCGAGCCAAGGTCACCGGCGAGCCAGGAGAGGATCGCCTCCAGCCTGTCCCGGCCGGCCAGGGTCTTGATGAGGGTGATGGCCGCCGCGGCGAAGGTGTTGAAGATGACGCCCGTGAGGAGCACGGCATGGGGAGCACGGCCACCGTGCCCACGGCTGATGGCGAGCACGAAGACCATGGCCGCCACGGCTCCGAGAAAGGCGAACAAGGCGGGCGCGGAGAGGCGCGCCAGTCCCCCTCCGAGTCCCGGGGCCACCTCCTCCACGCGAGCCAGACCCAGGGCGAGGGCCAGGGTGGCCCCGAGCGCCGCGCCGCCCGAGACTCCGAGGATGAAGGGATCCGCCAGGGGATTGCGCAGCACGCCCTGCAACGTGGAGCCGGAGGCGGCGAGCCCCGCTCCGACGATGGCCGCCAGCAGGACATGGGGCAGCCGGACGGACCAGAAGACATGGCTGTCCGTGGACCCGGGGTGGACGAAGACCTTGAAGAGGGACACGGGCCATTCCCCGAAGGTGACGGCCGGTACGAACGAGGCGAGCACCAGGACGAGGAACGCACCGCACAGCCCGAGCACCCGGGCGGGAGTGAACCCCTTTCTCACGATGTGACGGTGGCCCATGCCTCGTGCTCCACGCTCAGCGCGGGGTGCCCGCATCCGGTTTCGCCGCCGGATGCAGCAGCTCGAACAGCTCTTCCAGCCCGCGCCCCAACGAGGGGCCCGGCTGTAGCAGCGCCATGGACGGCACCTCGACCCACCGGGCCTGTGAGAGCAACGGGAGCGAGGCCACCTTGTCCTTGCCTACGTCCACATCCGCGGCATCCACCACCACCTCCGGCCGCGAGGCCACCGCACGTTCGAGCGAGTAATTGGCGTACGCCGAGCCCGCCTCGGCCGCGACGTTGATGGCGCCCGCATCGCGCAACAACTCATCCGCGAAGGAACCCGGCCCGGCGACGATGAGGGGCTCGAAGCCGTAGACGAACAGGACGCGAGGCGCCCGGGAGCCCTTGGCCCGCTCACGGATGCGGGCCCGGGTGGACTCGATGCCCTGGACGAGGGCCTCGGCCTCCTTCTGCTTCCCCAGCGCCTTGCCCACCGCACGCAACGCCTCCAGGGTATCCGCGACGGTATGCAGCGGCAGCAGCAGGATGGGCACCCCCACCCTGGCCATCGTCTCCACCGCGCGCTGATTGCCAGGACCGGGCTGGACGAGCACGAGGTCCGGCTCGAGGCCCACCACCCTCTCGATGGAGGGGTTCACGAACCCTCCCACCCGGGGAACGCCGGCCACCTCCTTCGCCTCATCGAAGCTCGAGACGCCCACCAGCGTGCTCCCGGCGCCCAGGGCGATCACCGTCTCCGTGAGCGACGGAACGAGCGTCACCACGCGCTTCACCTTCTCGGGGGGCTTGGGGCCCAGGAAACGGGGTCCTCCCTGAGGAGGAGCCGCGTGCACGGCGGTGACGAGGCACAGCGCGGCGAGCAGGACGAAGGGAGCGAGACGGGTCTTCATGGGAGGCTCAAGGAATCGCGACGACATCACCGACGAGGGAGGGCCCACGGCTGCGTGGGCAGGCGAGGATGGGGGGCTCGGCACCGGGTCCCAGCCCGCGCCGCTCCACGAGCGAGTCACCCACCACCTCGATGACGAAGACGCGGCCCGCGTTGTTGTCGCCCACATAGGCCCGGCTGCCCACCACGGAGAAGCGGCCGGCGGAGGCAAGCGGGCACGAGGTCCCCGCGGGGCACCGCAGCGCGAGCGAGGCCACCACGCGGCCGTCCGTGCCGAGCAGCACCAGACCCGTGCCCTCCACGCCGATGAGGTTGAAGTTGCGGTCATAGATGCCCGAGCCGCCGCAGCTCACGAGCAACCGCTCCCCCACGGGGGCGAGCCAGAACGGGTTGAGGCAGTCCGCGCCGAGCTCGATGAGCTCCACCGCGCCCGTGGCGGGGTCGATGCGGGCCAGCAACCCGGGGCCTCCGACGGAGAAGTCCCGGGGGTCCAGGTTGCCGAGCGCGGCGTACACTCCGCCCTGGTGCACGGCGATGCCCGCGGGCGTGGGCTCGGAGGTATGGCCCGGGA
The sequence above is drawn from the Archangium gephyra genome and encodes:
- a CDS encoding FecCD family ABC transporter permease; this translates as MGHRHIVRKGFTPARVLGLCGAFLVLVLASFVPAVTFGEWPVSLFKVFVHPGSTDSHVFWSVRLPHVLLAAIVGAGLAASGSTLQGVLRNPLADPFILGVSGGAALGATLALALGLARVEEVAPGLGGGLARLSAPALFAFLGAVAAMVFVLAISRGHGGRAPHAVLLTGVIFNTFAAAAITLIKTLAGRDRLEAILSWLAGDLGSEEPGTLVLSALLQAVAIGVMIALSGRLNLLTLGDEDAASLGVPVVRTRRWLLLAASASVAGVVTLSGLVGFVGLLVPHLLRLTLGPDQRLLVPLSALGGAAFLTLADLLARLLYPVFNQSIPVGAVTALLGGPLFLALLYRSGRLTAG
- a CDS encoding ABC transporter substrate-binding protein, whose product is MKTRLAPFVLLAALCLVTAVHAAPPQGGPRFLGPKPPEKVKRVVTLVPSLTETVIALGAGSTLVGVSSFDEAKEVAGVPRVGGFVNPSIERVVGLEPDLVLVQPGPGNQRAVETMARVGVPILLLPLHTVADTLEALRAVGKALGKQKEAEALVQGIESTRARIRERAKGSRAPRVLFVYGFEPLIVAGPGSFADELLRDAGAINVAAEAGSAYANYSLERAVASRPEVVVDAADVDVGKDKVASLPLLSQARWVEVPSMALLQPGPSLGRGLEELFELLHPAAKPDAGTPR